Proteins from a single region of Aerococcus viridans:
- a CDS encoding MetQ/NlpA family ABC transporter substrate-binding protein, with product MMNNKFKLSATIFASIIALAACGTTGNEGASDASESATEEQAEYTVGVVGDTERLVWEDVAERVADEGITLNVETFTDYVTPNTALVDGSLDLNAFQHLAYLAEFVASNNADLQPVGYTYISPMGAYSESLERIDDLADGSTVVIPNDVTNAGRALLLLELAGVIEVDDAAGITPSVEDITDNPKNIEITEVDAAQVPRSLADADLVVANTNYAVDAGLVPEEDSIFLDTDDLGSLGAQYKNAVVVKSEDAENEDIQTIVEAYQSDETTAKIDEVTSGADQPAWTDNDDIAADFEDVVNQSEPAE from the coding sequence ATGATGAATAACAAATTTAAATTATCAGCAACAATCTTTGCTTCAATTATTGCTTTAGCTGCTTGTGGTACAACTGGTAACGAAGGTGCATCAGATGCATCTGAATCTGCAACTGAAGAACAAGCTGAATACACTGTTGGTGTCGTTGGTGATACTGAACGTTTAGTATGGGAAGACGTTGCTGAACGTGTAGCAGATGAAGGCATCACCTTAAATGTTGAAACCTTTACTGACTACGTAACACCAAACACTGCTTTAGTAGATGGTTCATTAGATTTAAATGCCTTCCAACATTTAGCTTACTTAGCTGAATTTGTGGCATCAAACAATGCTGACTTACAACCAGTTGGTTATACTTATATCTCTCCAATGGGTGCTTACTCAGAATCATTAGAAAGGATCGATGATTTAGCTGACGGTAGTACAGTTGTTATTCCCAACGACGTGACTAACGCGGGACGTGCCTTATTATTATTAGAATTAGCAGGCGTAATTGAAGTTGACGATGCTGCTGGTATTACACCAAGTGTTGAAGACATCACTGATAATCCTAAAAACATTGAAATTACTGAAGTTGACGCAGCTCAGGTACCCCGTTCACTTGCTGATGCTGACTTAGTAGTTGCTAACACAAACTACGCAGTCGATGCAGGTTTAGTACCTGAAGAAGATTCAATTTTCTTAGATACTGATGACTTAGGTTCATTAGGTGCACAATACAAAAATGCTGTTGTTGTAAAATCAGAAGATGCGGAAAATGAAGACATCCAAACAATTGTGGAAGCTTACCAGTCTGACGAAACTACAGCTAAAATTGACGAAGTAACATCAGGAGCTGACCAACCAGCTTGGACAGACAACGATGACATCGCAGCTGACTTTGAAGATGTTGTAAACCAAAGCGAACCAGCTGAATAA
- a CDS encoding methionine ABC transporter permease produces MMNFIESILPNAASIPDEFLEATIETLYMTLWTAGLGFVLGLGLGVWLVLTQPKGLKANAAVYGVLDKFVNIFRSIPFVIMIALLVNITRLIAGTSIGTTAAIVPLVVATVPFYARQIQNALVEVNPGVIEAAQAMGLSTGDIVFRVYLKEALPGIIRVSALSIINVIGLTAMAGTIGGGGLGNLAITRGYNRFQTDVTIISTIIILIIVFISQAIADRLVKKVEH; encoded by the coding sequence ATAATGAATTTTATCGAAAGTATCTTACCAAATGCAGCAAGCATTCCTGATGAATTTCTAGAAGCAACAATTGAAACACTTTATATGACACTTTGGACTGCAGGACTTGGATTTGTTCTTGGTCTTGGACTAGGTGTTTGGTTAGTCTTAACCCAACCTAAAGGATTAAAAGCCAACGCAGCCGTTTACGGTGTCTTAGACAAGTTTGTGAATATTTTCCGGTCTATCCCATTCGTTATTATGATTGCCTTACTAGTGAATATCACAAGATTAATTGCTGGTACTTCAATTGGTACAACTGCAGCAATCGTGCCATTAGTCGTAGCAACTGTGCCATTCTATGCCCGTCAGATTCAAAATGCCTTGGTTGAGGTAAACCCCGGTGTTATCGAAGCGGCACAAGCAATGGGTTTGTCTACTGGAGATATTGTCTTCAGAGTTTACTTAAAAGAAGCCTTACCAGGTATTATCCGTGTATCTGCATTGTCAATCATCAATGTAATCGGATTAACAGCTATGGCCGGAACTATCGGTGGTGGTGGTCTTGGTAACTTGGCTATCACACGTGGATATAACAGATTCCAAACAGATGTAACGATTATTTCTACAATCATTATCTTAATTATTGTCTTTATCTCTCAAGCTATCGCTGATCGCTTGGTGAAAAAAGTAGAGCACTAA
- a CDS encoding methionine ABC transporter ATP-binding protein, which translates to MSIIDLKDVAVKFDTPNGTVDAVKDVNISIDEGEIFGVIGYSGAGKSTLVRTINRLQPVTSGQVIVNDKEINALSEAELRASRKKIGMIFQHFNLMNARTVEGNVLFPLKDSKLSKEEKKQKVHELLELVGLADRKDAYPSQLSGGQKQRVAIARALANDPDVLLCDEATSALDPKTTSSILELLKELNERLNLTIVIITHEMHVIKEICNRVAVMEHGVVVEQDTIFNIFRNPQQKLTKDFIESASPIEKGIQEVLSKPELLNIHPADRVIRVTFSGASTGDPLISKLTEQFQVKANILFGNIEILQNIPVGTLLLSLSGEDAKVQEAIDFIIYEGITLEEYKIEGDHYIQEEVDA; encoded by the coding sequence ATGTCAATTATCGACTTAAAAGACGTCGCGGTAAAATTTGATACACCAAATGGTACCGTTGATGCAGTAAAAGATGTCAATATTTCAATCGATGAGGGCGAAATATTTGGCGTGATTGGTTACTCTGGTGCGGGTAAATCCACACTGGTTCGTACCATCAACCGCTTGCAACCAGTAACTTCTGGGCAAGTAATTGTAAATGATAAAGAAATCAATGCCTTATCAGAAGCAGAACTACGTGCTTCTCGTAAGAAAATTGGGATGATCTTCCAACACTTTAATTTAATGAATGCGAGAACGGTTGAGGGCAATGTCCTTTTCCCATTGAAGGATTCTAAATTATCTAAGGAAGAGAAAAAACAGAAAGTACATGAGTTGTTAGAATTAGTTGGATTAGCTGACCGTAAAGATGCTTACCCAAGCCAACTATCTGGCGGACAGAAACAACGTGTAGCGATTGCGAGAGCCTTGGCTAACGACCCAGATGTTTTATTATGTGACGAGGCGACTTCTGCCTTAGACCCTAAAACAACATCTTCAATCCTTGAACTGTTGAAAGAGTTGAATGAACGCTTAAACTTAACAATCGTCATCATTACCCATGAAATGCACGTTATCAAAGAAATTTGTAACCGTGTGGCGGTAATGGAACATGGTGTGGTTGTTGAACAAGATACTATTTTCAATATCTTCAGAAACCCACAACAAAAATTGACCAAAGACTTTATCGAGTCTGCGTCACCAATAGAAAAGGGTATTCAAGAAGTTTTAAGCAAACCAGAATTATTGAATATTCACCCAGCTGACCGCGTAATCCGCGTGACTTTCTCAGGTGCTTCAACTGGGGACCCATTAATTTCTAAATTAACAGAGCAATTCCAAGTGAAAGCCAATATCTTATTCGGTAATATTGAAATTTTACAAAATATTCCAGTGGGCACCTTGCTACTAAGCCTAAGTGGTGAAGATGCAAAAGTACAAGAAGCCATTGACTTTATTATTTACGAAGGTATCACTTTAGAAGAATACAAAATCGAAGGCGACCACTATATTCAAGAGGAGGTTGATGCATAA
- the rplT gene encoding 50S ribosomal protein L20, producing MARVKGGTVTRRRRKKYLKLSKGYFGAKSKLYKTAKQAVMKSYTYAYRDRRQKKRDFRRLWITRINAAARMNGMSYSTLINGLKVANIDMNRKMLAELAVNDADAFAAICEQAKAALNK from the coding sequence ATGGCTCGAGTTAAAGGTGGAACAGTAACACGTCGTCGTCGTAAAAAATATCTTAAGTTATCAAAAGGTTACTTTGGTGCGAAGTCTAAATTATACAAAACAGCTAAACAAGCTGTAATGAAATCTTACACTTACGCATACCGTGACCGTCGTCAAAAGAAACGTGACTTCCGTCGTTTATGGATTACACGTATTAATGCAGCTGCTCGTATGAATGGAATGAGCTACAGCACATTAATCAATGGCTTAAAAGTTGCTAACATCGACATGAACCGTAAAATGTTAGCTGAATTAGCAGTTAACGATGCAGACGCATTCGCAGCTATCTGTGAACAAGCGAAAGCAGCTTTAAACAAATAA
- the rpmI gene encoding 50S ribosomal protein L35, translating to MPKQKTHRASVKRFKKTASGKLKRSHSERSHRFHGKTKKQRRQHKQATTVHSTDIKRISQMMDTYK from the coding sequence ATGCCAAAACAAAAAACTCACCGCGCTTCAGTTAAACGTTTCAAAAAGACTGCTTCAGGTAAACTAAAACGTAGTCATTCAGAACGTTCTCACCGTTTCCACGGTAAAACTAAAAAACAACGTCGTCAACATAAACAAGCGACTACAGTTCATTCAACAGATATTAAACGTATCTCACAAATGATGGACACTTACAAATAA
- the infC gene encoding translation initiation factor IF-3 translates to MTIAKDMFVNENIRARELRVIDSEGEQLGVLSKDEALSKAEQVELDLVLVSPNAKPPVARIMDYGKYRYEQQRKEREQRQNQKQVSLKEVRLSPTIEKNDFETKLRQARKFLEKGDKVKASIRFRGRAITHKEIGREVLERFAEELKDVAEVEQRPKMEGRSMSLQMAPTADK, encoded by the coding sequence ATTACTATCGCAAAAGATATGTTCGTAAATGAAAATATCCGTGCACGTGAACTTCGTGTAATTGATTCTGAAGGTGAACAATTAGGTGTGTTAAGTAAAGACGAGGCTTTAAGTAAAGCTGAACAAGTTGAACTTGACTTAGTACTAGTATCACCAAACGCAAAACCGCCAGTTGCCCGCATCATGGATTACGGTAAATACCGTTATGAGCAACAACGGAAAGAGCGGGAACAACGTCAAAATCAAAAACAAGTCAGTCTGAAGGAGGTACGTTTATCTCCTACGATCGAAAAAAATGATTTCGAGACAAAATTGCGTCAAGCTCGTAAGTTCCTTGAAAAAGGTGACAAAGTGAAAGCTTCAATTCGTTTCCGTGGACGTGCTATTACGCATAAAGAAATCGGTCGCGAAGTGCTAGAACGCTTTGCAGAAGAGCTTAAAGATGTTGCAGAAGTTGAACAAAGACCAAAAATGGAAGGACGTTCAATGTCCCTTCAAATGGCACCAACTGCTGACAAATAA
- a CDS encoding MetQ/NlpA family ABC transporter substrate-binding protein — protein MKHFVKLGLLGLSATVLAACSSDSSEETTIRVATSPGPYSELFLDQVAPKLEEEGYTVEEIEFTDLRSADVALQEGSADLNVDQHSLYLANFNEEAGAELTAVTPVPTVPTGLFPGTKDDLVAVSNGDRVGIPDDPSNYTRALLVLQKAGWIKLNEDANFESLTVDDISENTAGIEIVPMQSASIPRTLEDLAYAIIPGSIAYDAGVDFSTMLLAEDVREDLLLQAVVSNPETAEEEWVQAVVDIYHSDDFQSQIEEINNNSDETYWIIPD, from the coding sequence ATGAAGCATTTTGTGAAGTTGGGGTTATTGGGTTTATCGGCAACGGTGCTTGCAGCGTGTTCCAGTGATAGTAGTGAGGAAACTACTATTCGAGTCGCGACGTCACCTGGTCCTTATAGTGAGTTATTTCTAGACCAAGTGGCCCCTAAGTTAGAAGAAGAAGGCTATACAGTAGAAGAAATTGAGTTTACAGACTTGCGGTCAGCGGATGTTGCCCTACAAGAAGGGTCAGCAGACTTAAATGTTGACCAACATTCCTTGTATTTAGCCAACTTCAATGAAGAAGCGGGTGCAGAACTAACGGCTGTGACGCCGGTACCGACTGTGCCAACAGGTTTGTTCCCAGGTACAAAGGATGATTTGGTTGCTGTCTCAAACGGGGACCGTGTGGGTATCCCGGATGACCCATCAAATTATACGAGAGCTTTACTCGTTTTGCAGAAAGCGGGCTGGATCAAATTAAATGAGGATGCCAACTTCGAGAGTTTAACGGTTGATGACATCTCAGAAAATACGGCGGGCATTGAAATTGTACCAATGCAATCAGCGTCAATCCCAAGAACCTTGGAAGATTTAGCCTACGCCATTATTCCAGGCTCAATCGCGTATGACGCGGGCGTTGACTTCTCAACTATGTTATTAGCGGAGGATGTGCGGGAAGACTTGTTACTGCAAGCTGTAGTTTCCAATCCTGAAACAGCGGAAGAAGAGTGGGTGCAAGCAGTCGTGGATATCTATCATTCGGACGATTTTCAATCGCAAATAGAAGAAATCAATAATAATTCAGATGAAACTTACTGGATCATTCCAGATTAA
- a CDS encoding DNA-3-methyladenine glycosylase I gives MVIRCQFANTPNMIAYHDEEWGQDKPSSQEVFEALCLESMQAGLSWAIILKKRPALRSAFADFDMEALAKFDETDVHRLMLDEGIIRHHQKIQAMINNAQCALAIEEDTHFPSFRDFIYQTAYQLVAEFSGNEDEINKALMKLLKKRGFKFVGPTTIESFLETIGVYNHHEPQCAFI, from the coding sequence ATGGTCATACGCTGTCAATTTGCCAATACCCCAAACATGATTGCTTATCATGACGAGGAATGGGGTCAAGATAAACCCTCTAGTCAGGAAGTCTTTGAGGCCCTGTGCTTAGAATCCATGCAAGCCGGTTTATCCTGGGCTATAATCCTGAAAAAGCGGCCAGCACTGAGATCAGCTTTTGCTGATTTTGACATGGAGGCCTTGGCCAAGTTTGATGAAACTGATGTTCACCGGCTTATGCTTGATGAAGGGATCATTCGTCACCACCAAAAAATCCAAGCTATGATAAACAACGCCCAGTGTGCGCTAGCAATCGAGGAGGATACTCATTTTCCAAGTTTTAGAGATTTCATCTACCAAACAGCATATCAATTGGTGGCCGAATTTAGCGGAAATGAAGACGAAATCAATAAAGCGCTGATGAAATTACTAAAGAAACGCGGGTTTAAATTTGTCGGTCCAACTACAATCGAATCATTTTTGGAGACGATTGGTGTCTATAACCATCACGAACCACAGTGCGCCTTCATATAA
- a CDS encoding haloacid dehalogenase-like hydrolase — protein sequence MPLNINQQKWDPFVVQRLNTVIRESASEASVSKQDTEYAVFDFDNTTIMHDIEDHLMMYMIDHLAYKMTPDEFYDVLTTGPMNFNQPIFPNSQNMATYIDLADDIIAQYQVLYTDYIALDESERLPLEQVKELTQFNEFSAKLRLFYQLAGSEFQRTPGENSPIYWFKGYTVEEFKTLSVAVFQDALAKPIALRRLFSSPHIKSKVGKVEASFEQGIRIPDEILHLWQALKDNNITIYVITASPIDLVRSVVTKAPFNLDASQVFGQCYDVDENGIMDSRLEEGTFITKGLGKVEVIKNFMVADHGKQPAMVFGDSMGDYPMMTQLPFVKLAVLFNRYSSDQTQQLIVKGINIYRQDDAKLVIQGRDENKGTLRPSMATIPLGHLEPVLQAGELYL from the coding sequence ATGCCATTAAATATCAACCAACAAAAATGGGACCCCTTTGTTGTCCAACGTCTGAATACAGTGATTCGTGAATCAGCTTCAGAAGCAAGTGTAAGTAAGCAAGATACTGAATACGCTGTGTTTGATTTTGACAACACTACAATCATGCATGATATTGAAGACCATCTGATGATGTACATGATTGATCACTTGGCCTACAAGATGACCCCAGATGAATTCTATGATGTCTTAACTACTGGCCCGATGAATTTCAACCAACCTATTTTCCCGAATTCACAAAATATGGCAACTTATATTGATTTAGCGGACGACATCATCGCCCAATACCAAGTCTTATATACCGACTATATTGCCTTAGATGAGAGCGAACGCTTGCCACTAGAACAGGTGAAGGAATTGACCCAATTCAACGAATTTTCGGCAAAATTACGTTTATTCTACCAATTAGCAGGTAGTGAATTCCAAAGAACACCTGGCGAAAATTCACCGATTTACTGGTTCAAAGGCTATACTGTTGAAGAATTCAAAACCTTATCTGTAGCTGTATTCCAGGACGCCTTGGCTAAACCAATCGCCCTACGCCGACTATTTTCTAGCCCACATATTAAGAGCAAGGTCGGAAAAGTAGAAGCTTCTTTTGAACAAGGGATTCGTATCCCAGATGAAATCCTACATTTATGGCAAGCGCTTAAAGACAACAACATCACCATCTATGTCATTACCGCTAGTCCAATTGACTTGGTTCGTTCAGTGGTAACTAAAGCACCTTTCAACTTAGACGCAAGCCAAGTTTTCGGCCAGTGCTACGACGTGGATGAAAATGGCATTATGGATTCACGTCTAGAAGAAGGCACCTTTATCACTAAGGGCTTGGGAAAAGTAGAAGTGATTAAAAACTTCATGGTAGCTGATCACGGCAAGCAACCAGCTATGGTATTTGGCGACTCTATGGGTGACTACCCAATGATGACACAATTACCTTTCGTGAAGTTAGCGGTATTATTCAACCGTTATTCTAGTGACCAAACCCAACAATTAATCGTTAAAGGGATCAACATTTACCGTCAAGACGACGCCAAATTGGTAATCCAAGGACGCGATGAAAATAAAGGAACCTTACGCCCAAGTATGGCAACCATTCCATTAGGTCACTTAGAGCCCGTATTACAAGCCGGGGAATTATATTTATAG
- a CDS encoding LOG family protein, translating into MAEGTAKQSAFIDGYNELHKALQDLAAPYFEEIAHNKRQDDFIALPGGPGTMEEWFEVYTWAQVGYLDHPIALLNVNNYYQPLLTYLDHAVAEGFLHQQYRDMVIIDADPQTLLDKIIAYQPDYKKKW; encoded by the coding sequence ATGGCAGAGGGAACGGCTAAGCAGTCAGCATTTATCGATGGCTACAATGAGTTGCATAAAGCGTTACAGGATTTGGCGGCGCCTTATTTTGAGGAGATTGCGCATAATAAGCGGCAGGATGATTTTATTGCTTTGCCAGGTGGACCTGGTACCATGGAAGAATGGTTTGAGGTATATACATGGGCACAGGTGGGTTATTTAGATCATCCGATTGCCTTATTGAATGTAAATAATTATTATCAACCGCTATTGACCTACTTGGATCATGCCGTGGCTGAAGGGTTCTTGCACCAACAGTACCGGGATATGGTTATTATTGATGCAGATCCACAGACCTTATTAGACAAAATTATTGCCTATCAACCAGATTACAAGAAGAAATGGTAG
- a CDS encoding ISL3 family transposase encodes MSHTSIIKQLCGIYDNNIDITIPKSMHLLPLEKYHEINHFVLHGVLTYKPKACMHCGVKNTGNRDIIKHGFKPAIIRLPNTATNPVLLKLQKQRFYCKHCAQTFIAETPLVEKFCCISKTIKSQISSELVETQSMRLIAKRYHVSSPTVARTLMKASMGLSPKGNYLPNHLGVDEFKSTNRVANAMSAVLVDTHNRRLIDIVVDRKQASLIDYFSSFTWTARSSVKTVSIDLYTPYLEVIRTCFPNAKIVVDRFHIVKLLNETINSIRIKVMNAIKTSRPSDYNKLKKQWKLLLKNAEDLNFTDTHYVRQFGEAISEQRIVDYLLSISHELLVTYTLMNELKYAISTHDINIFNEILRGTKNQTLPSRTRRTIRTLAKFLPYIHNALKYTVSNGPTEGINNKIKLIKRTGFGYSNFHHLRARILVQFKLNYKPSNPKPYTFDGMAS; translated from the coding sequence ATGTCCCATACATCTATTATAAAACAACTTTGCGGTATTTACGACAATAATATTGATATTACAATACCAAAATCTATGCATCTGTTGCCACTTGAAAAGTATCATGAAATAAATCATTTCGTTTTACATGGGGTTCTTACGTACAAGCCTAAGGCTTGTATGCACTGTGGTGTAAAGAATACTGGTAATCGAGATATCATCAAACATGGCTTTAAACCAGCTATCATTCGATTACCGAACACAGCTACTAATCCTGTTTTACTTAAATTACAGAAGCAACGCTTTTATTGTAAACATTGTGCACAAACTTTTATCGCTGAAACACCATTAGTTGAAAAATTTTGCTGTATTTCTAAAACCATTAAAAGTCAAATTAGCTCCGAATTGGTTGAAACGCAATCTATGCGGTTAATCGCTAAACGTTATCATGTCTCTTCTCCAACAGTGGCCAGAACTTTAATGAAAGCAAGTATGGGACTATCACCTAAGGGAAATTATCTCCCGAATCACCTCGGTGTAGATGAGTTTAAATCGACTAATCGTGTAGCCAATGCGATGAGTGCTGTCCTTGTGGACACGCATAATAGAAGGCTAATTGATATTGTCGTTGATAGAAAACAAGCGTCGCTCATCGATTACTTTTCTTCTTTTACCTGGACTGCTCGAAGCAGCGTGAAGACAGTTTCGATTGATTTATATACACCTTATCTAGAGGTCATCCGCACATGTTTCCCTAATGCGAAGATTGTCGTTGATCGATTCCATATAGTAAAGCTGTTGAATGAAACAATCAATTCTATTCGTATTAAAGTGATGAATGCTATCAAAACAAGCCGTCCATCGGACTACAATAAACTCAAAAAACAATGGAAATTGTTGTTAAAGAACGCTGAAGATTTAAATTTCACGGATACACATTATGTTCGTCAATTTGGTGAAGCGATATCAGAACAACGTATTGTTGATTATCTTTTGAGTATCTCACACGAACTTTTAGTTACTTATACCCTGATGAATGAACTAAAATATGCCATTTCAACTCATGATATCAATATTTTCAATGAAATCCTACGTGGGACTAAGAACCAAACTTTGCCAAGTCGTACGAGAAGAACTATCAGAACATTAGCCAAATTCTTGCCTTATATACATAACGCTTTAAAATATACTGTATCAAATGGTCCTACCGAAGGTATTAATAATAAAATTAAATTAATTAAACGAACAGGTTTTGGATATTCGAACTTCCATCATTTACGTGCAAGAATTTTAGTCCAATTCAAATTAAATTACAAACCATCCAATCCTAAACCTTATACATTTGATGGGATGGCAAGCTAA
- a CDS encoding MBL fold metallo-hydrolase — protein sequence MLDQYKFHEMTFTWLNGTFLATDGGTLFGPVPRAVWGRFYPYNDNNQIPSVSDPILIQYRGKNYLIDASMDVDKLTYKAIRNIGVLEAATIGNDLAELGLTYDDIDVVMMTHMHNDHANGLTYYGENGLVSRYPNATIYMSEVEWDEVRHPNRRTRNTYLKENWDPIQDQVETFKEVLEVAPGITMEHTGGHSNGHAIVRFEQAGETALHMGDILISSVHTNPLWVGAVDDYPMDSIAAKERLMAEALPNGYKFLFYHDPFYRMIQYSEDAKEIVDGLKRSKPSLISLTEEQDKYPKEQ from the coding sequence ATGTTAGATCAATACAAATTTCACGAAATGACCTTTACTTGGTTAAACGGAACCTTCTTAGCGACCGATGGTGGTACGCTTTTTGGTCCGGTACCTCGTGCTGTTTGGGGTCGTTTCTATCCTTATAATGACAATAATCAAATACCCTCTGTTTCTGATCCCATTTTGATTCAATATCGGGGCAAGAATTATTTGATTGACGCAAGTATGGATGTGGATAAGTTAACGTATAAGGCCATTCGTAATATTGGCGTGCTTGAAGCAGCGACAATTGGTAACGACTTAGCGGAACTTGGTTTGACTTACGATGATATTGATGTCGTAATGATGACACACATGCACAACGACCATGCCAATGGGTTAACCTATTATGGGGAAAATGGCTTGGTTTCACGTTACCCAAATGCAACAATTTACATGAGTGAAGTCGAGTGGGATGAAGTGCGTCACCCCAACCGTCGAACACGAAATACCTATTTGAAGGAAAACTGGGACCCTATCCAAGACCAGGTTGAGACCTTCAAAGAAGTGCTAGAAGTAGCACCCGGCATTACCATGGAACACACAGGTGGTCACTCTAACGGCCATGCAATTGTGCGTTTTGAACAAGCTGGGGAAACAGCCTTACATATGGGGGATATTTTGATTTCATCTGTGCATACCAATCCTTTATGGGTTGGTGCTGTCGATGACTATCCAATGGACTCCATTGCTGCCAAAGAACGTTTGATGGCAGAGGCTTTACCAAATGGTTATAAATTCTTGTTTTATCATGACCCTTTCTACCGCATGATACAATATTCTGAAGATGCCAAAGAAATCGTTGATGGATTAAAACGAAGCAAGCCTTCTTTAATTTCATTGACTGAAGAACAAGACAAATATCCTAAAGAGCAATAG
- a CDS encoding acetyl-CoA hydrolase/transferase family protein, with the protein MAQTEFQKLYQEKLTTPEEAIKVIAPGEAIVYPLGAGEPSALHEALEKHENLDGNRLYTMLTMHRVLDLPKEKLTQLSFFLSGNDRKAFNNGKTELIPNHFSEIPNILHAREPEPVLVATVSPMDEEGNFSLGVGNSYFGPQIKYTKKIILEVNETMPYTYGIENTIHISQVDALVENNEQIPVLPESEINEKDQKIGDYISELIEDGDTIQVGIGAMPNAVMNNLVNKKNLGLHSEMFTSKAQLLHEKGVLTNEHKQNFVGTSISTFALGTKEMYDFMDHNKDILMVPSSISNGQKYIAENENFVSINSGIEVDLLGQVSSERVMNTYYSSTGGQADFTKGINLTKNGRGFIALYSTAAKGKVSTIVPKLFSGAPATTSKNDINMVVTEYGIANLKNKTIRERVEALIAIAHPDFRDELRQQAIEMNYISE; encoded by the coding sequence ATGGCACAAACTGAATTTCAAAAATTATATCAAGAAAAATTAACAACGCCTGAAGAAGCAATTAAAGTTATTGCGCCAGGTGAAGCAATCGTTTATCCATTGGGTGCAGGTGAACCTTCAGCATTACACGAAGCTTTAGAAAAACATGAAAACTTAGACGGTAACCGTTTATACACTATGTTAACAATGCACCGTGTGTTAGATTTACCAAAAGAAAAATTAACACAACTGTCATTCTTCTTATCAGGTAATGACCGTAAAGCTTTCAATAATGGTAAAACTGAATTAATTCCTAACCACTTTTCAGAAATTCCAAACATCTTACATGCACGTGAACCAGAACCAGTTTTAGTGGCAACTGTTTCACCAATGGATGAAGAAGGAAACTTCTCATTAGGTGTTGGGAACTCATATTTTGGACCACAAATTAAATATACGAAAAAAATCATCTTAGAAGTAAATGAAACAATGCCTTATACTTATGGTATCGAAAATACAATCCATATCAGCCAAGTAGATGCATTAGTAGAAAATAATGAACAAATTCCTGTATTACCAGAATCTGAAATCAATGAAAAAGACCAAAAAATTGGGGATTACATCTCTGAATTGATTGAAGATGGCGATACTATCCAAGTTGGTATTGGTGCAATGCCTAACGCTGTAATGAACAACCTAGTCAACAAGAAAAACTTAGGTTTACACAGTGAAATGTTTACTTCTAAAGCGCAATTGCTACATGAAAAAGGTGTATTAACAAACGAACATAAACAAAACTTTGTTGGTACGTCAATTTCAACCTTTGCGTTAGGAACAAAAGAAATGTATGACTTCATGGACCACAATAAAGATATTTTGATGGTACCTTCAAGCATTTCAAATGGTCAAAAATACATTGCTGAAAATGAAAACTTCGTATCGATTAACTCTGGTATTGAAGTGGATCTTCTTGGTCAAGTTTCTTCAGAACGTGTCATGAATACTTACTACTCTTCAACAGGTGGTCAAGCTGACTTTACAAAAGGTATTAACTTAACGAAGAATGGTCGCGGCTTTATTGCGCTATATTCAACTGCTGCTAAAGGTAAAGTATCAACAATCGTACCTAAATTATTCAGTGGTGCCCCTGCAACAACAAGTAAAAATGACATCAACATGGTGGTTACTGAATATGGTATTGCGAACTTGAAAAATAAAACCATTCGTGAACGTGTAGAAGCACTAATTGCGATTGCTCATCCTGATTTCCGTGATGAATTACGTCAACAAGCAATCGAAATGAACTACATTTCTGAATAA